A part of Melittangium boletus DSM 14713 genomic DNA contains:
- a CDS encoding carboxypeptidase-like regulatory domain-containing protein, with protein sequence MRHRGWFGAALVGGLLVAAFAGWHHSAMPHDVQVKVPTPPPVSSARSVALLPALTAPPRAALSIRGTVRGARGPVAGATVLASRTVEGESLTGLPCVEGLGRMRDESTRDCVTSQRAEVLVAQRQGEAPVLAQALSTQDGAFFLDGLEAGSYALWVESPEGVGLLRDVAVGREGVEVVLGAGSRLSGSVTDEQQVPVEGARVTAVFTAHSRFFETLTDAQGRYLLGPLPRGEYVLVASHQGTMSRASPLRLHPPDVRQSLTLIAPRTLVGRVLTPEGEPAAGAEVSLGRKDDRRVLTDERGHFSFEGLTTFSYVVTAHHGGFMGTEGVSFRPSHENDTPSPLSKEITVELGTALAELEGVVRDERGQPVAEAVIKLYVRSGCVVSRYLAKTDVQGAYHLGPMPPNQVSLSVSSPDGRLFASHEETLSEGKRTLDLTLEFVPRVEGILVDARGQPVEGEHLSLLTRPGEPEWSLSDKSGPGGRFSLRAFRSGPLLLRVGPDSDDDSSNQGVWSQEVPVPAADLRVVIARRPTVEGELVDESGQPVAQALVSLWSSEASSDQELESGTTDARGRFSLVAPRPGRYRVSAELEDNSFAHATARAVEVGPEGAQVRLRFEAGHSLSGIVVDLQGRPVPGAVVGFQSEHRSGRHPHQEPEVHATTGPDGRFTFASVSGDSVVLLVETEDFLLAEPSREDVPGWMRLEPSAREVRVVLARKAMLRARLVRADGSAVTDFTVNGEEMSDEQGLLEWPIVRTGSLTLEISIDEGERSATVKRTVFVRQEVDQDLGVITLRD encoded by the coding sequence ATGCGGCACCGAGGATGGTTCGGCGCGGCGCTCGTGGGGGGACTGCTGGTCGCGGCGTTCGCCGGCTGGCACCACTCCGCGATGCCTCATGACGTCCAGGTCAAGGTGCCCACTCCGCCGCCGGTCTCTTCCGCCAGGTCTGTTGCGCTGCTTCCGGCCTTGACCGCCCCTCCGCGGGCAGCGCTCTCCATTCGCGGCACCGTCCGGGGCGCGCGGGGTCCCGTGGCGGGCGCGACGGTGCTCGCGTCCAGGACCGTGGAGGGCGAATCCCTGACGGGCCTACCCTGTGTGGAGGGACTCGGACGGATGCGAGACGAGTCCACGCGCGATTGTGTCACCTCGCAGCGGGCCGAGGTGCTCGTGGCCCAGCGGCAGGGCGAGGCGCCGGTCCTCGCCCAGGCCCTGTCCACCCAGGACGGTGCCTTCTTCCTGGACGGATTGGAGGCGGGCTCCTACGCGCTCTGGGTGGAGAGTCCCGAGGGCGTGGGTCTTTTGCGAGACGTGGCCGTGGGGCGGGAGGGCGTGGAAGTGGTGCTGGGCGCGGGCTCCCGGCTATCGGGAAGTGTCACCGACGAGCAGCAGGTGCCGGTGGAGGGAGCGCGCGTCACCGCCGTCTTCACCGCGCACAGCCGCTTCTTCGAGACCCTCACGGACGCGCAAGGCCGCTACCTCCTGGGACCCTTGCCCCGGGGAGAGTATGTCCTCGTCGCTTCCCACCAGGGCACGATGTCCCGGGCCAGTCCCCTGCGGCTCCATCCGCCCGACGTGCGGCAGTCCCTCACCCTGATTGCTCCGAGGACGCTCGTCGGCCGGGTGCTGACCCCGGAGGGGGAGCCCGCCGCCGGGGCGGAGGTCTCGCTCGGACGGAAGGATGATCGCCGGGTACTCACCGACGAGCGGGGCCACTTCTCCTTCGAGGGCTTGACCACCTTTTCCTATGTGGTCACCGCGCACCACGGCGGCTTCATGGGCACCGAGGGGGTCTCCTTCCGCCCGTCACACGAGAACGACACCCCCTCGCCCCTCTCCAAGGAGATCACCGTGGAGCTGGGGACGGCCCTCGCCGAACTGGAGGGCGTGGTCCGGGACGAGCGGGGGCAGCCGGTCGCGGAGGCCGTCATCAAGCTCTACGTGCGCAGCGGGTGCGTGGTCAGCAGGTACCTGGCGAAAACGGACGTCCAAGGGGCCTATCACCTCGGACCCATGCCCCCGAACCAGGTGTCCTTGTCGGTGTCTTCTCCGGATGGCCGCCTGTTCGCCTCGCACGAGGAAACCCTTTCCGAGGGAAAGCGCACCCTGGATCTCACCCTGGAGTTCGTTCCCCGCGTCGAGGGCATCCTGGTGGATGCGCGAGGCCAGCCGGTCGAGGGCGAGCACCTGTCGCTCCTCACGCGTCCGGGAGAGCCCGAGTGGAGCCTCTCGGACAAGTCCGGGCCGGGGGGACGCTTCTCCCTCCGGGCGTTTCGTTCCGGGCCCTTGCTGCTCCGGGTGGGTCCGGATTCGGACGATGACTCGTCCAACCAGGGCGTCTGGTCCCAGGAAGTGCCGGTCCCCGCGGCGGACCTGCGGGTGGTCATCGCGCGTCGGCCCACCGTGGAGGGCGAGTTGGTGGACGAGTCGGGCCAGCCCGTGGCCCAGGCCCTGGTGAGCCTCTGGTCGTCCGAGGCGTCCTCGGACCAGGAACTCGAGTCGGGCACCACGGACGCCCGGGGCCGGTTCTCGCTCGTGGCGCCGCGTCCGGGCCGCTACCGGGTCTCCGCGGAGCTGGAAGACAACTCCTTCGCCCACGCCACCGCGCGAGCGGTGGAAGTCGGGCCCGAGGGAGCCCAGGTGCGGCTGCGCTTCGAGGCTGGGCACTCCCTCTCGGGCATCGTGGTGGATCTCCAAGGAAGGCCCGTTCCGGGGGCCGTCGTCGGCTTCCAGTCCGAGCACCGCTCGGGGAGGCACCCCCATCAAGAGCCCGAGGTGCACGCGACGACCGGTCCCGATGGACGTTTCACCTTCGCTTCCGTGTCGGGGGACTCGGTCGTGCTGTTGGTGGAGACGGAGGACTTCCTGCTGGCCGAGCCCTCGCGGGAGGACGTGCCGGGGTGGATGCGGCTGGAGCCCTCGGCGCGCGAGGTGCGGGTCGTCCTCGCGCGCAAGGCGATGCTGCGCGCCCGGCTCGTCCGCGCGGATGGCTCGGCCGTCACGGACTTCACGGTGAATGGCGAGGAGATGAGCGACGAGCAGGGGCTCCTGGAATGGCCCATCGTGCGGACGGGCTCCCTGACCCTGGAGATCTCCATCGACGAGGGCGAGAGGTCCGCCACCGTGAAGCGGACCGTGTTCGTGCGGCAGGAGGTGGACCAGGATCTGGGCGTCATCACCTTGCGCGACTGA